A stretch of Prinia subflava isolate CZ2003 ecotype Zambia chromosome 14, Cam_Psub_1.2, whole genome shotgun sequence DNA encodes these proteins:
- the LOC134558131 gene encoding E3 ubiquitin-protein ligase PDZRN3-like codes for MGCSLCTLQKPEEQYKLLYEVCQVNGKDLSKATHEQAVEAFKTAKEPIVVQVLRRAPRAKAHEPQLVDVGTQTDITFEHIMALSKMGSPAPPVPVLDPYLLPEDHPSVHEYYDPNDYMGGIHQEMDRDELELEEVDLHRVNSQDKLGLTVCYRTDDEDDMGIYVSEIDPNSIAAKDGRLREGDRIIQINGIEVQNREEAVALLSSEESKNISLLVARPEIQLDEGWMDDDRNDFLDDLHMDMLEEQHHQAMQFTASMLQQKKHEEDGGTTDTATILSNQHEKDSGVGRTDDSTRNDESSEQENNGDDHTTSSNTLGSQKKLTYSHDTLGSGDMQFSNESFISADCTDVDFLGIPVDECERFRELLELKCQVKSANPYGLYYHNSILEMSKSDQESVDRELEMLNEELRNIELECLNIVRAHKMQQLKEQYREPWMLHNSGFRNYNTSIDVRRHELSDITELPEKSDKDSSSAYNTGESCRSTPLTLEISPDNSLRRTAEGVSCQGNEGAAAYSVSQKNLCSGSESHESSTGKCHASAKEPDLGKQVESKERKGSDGSKSPTHGQKPSGSYVSPYHHSPYKHAHIPAHAQHYQSYMQLIQQKSAVEYAQSQMSLVSMCKDLASGQSEPRMEWKVKVRSDGTRYITKRPVRDRLLRERAIKIKEERSGMTTDDDAISEMKMGRYWSKEERKQHLVKAKEQRRRREFMMQSRLECLKEQQGAEEKREVNIIELSHKKMMKKRNKKIFDNWMTIQELLTHGTKSPDGTRVYNSFLSVTTV; via the exons GTCAATGGGAAGGATTTATCCAAAGCCACCCACGAGCAGGCGGTGGAGGCGTTCAAGACAGCCAAGGAGCCCATCGTGGTGCAGGTGCTGAGGAGGGCCCCGCGCGCCAAGGCCCACGAGCCGCAGCTGGTGGATGTGGGCACCCAGACCGACATCACCTTCGAGCACATCATGGCCCTCAGCAAGATGGGCTCGCCCGCCCCGCCCGTGCCCGTGCTGGACCCCTACCTGCTGCCTGAAGA ccatCCATCCGTGCATGAATACTATGACCCAAATGACTACATGGGAGGAATTCATCAAGAAATGGACCGGGATGAGTTGGAATTAGAG gAAGTGGATTTACACAGAGTGAACAGCCAGGACAAGCTTGGCCTCACTGTCTGTTACAGAACGGATGATGAAGATGATATGGGTATTTATGTGAGTGAG ATTGACCCCAACAGCATCGCAGCGAAAGACGGGCGGCTCCGGGAAGGGGATCGCATTATCCAG atcAATGGCATCGAGGTGCAGAACCGAGAGGAAGCTGTGGCACTTCTCTCCAGCGAGGAGAGCAAGAATATCTCCTTACTTGTGGCAAGACCAGAAATTCAG CTGGatgaaggatggatggatgatgaCAGAAACGATTTTCTGGATGACTTGCACATGGACATGTTAGAGGAACAGCACCACCAGGCAATGCAATTTACTGCCAGCATGCTTCAGCAG AAGAAGCACGAGGAGGATGGAGGCACCACAGACACAGCCACTATTCTGTCCAACCAGCACGAGAAGGACAGCGGCGTGGGGCGCACGGACGACAGCACTCGCAACGACGAGAGCTCCGAGCAGGAGAACAACGGCGACGATCACACCACCTCCTCCAACACCCTGGGGAGCCAGAAGAAGCTGACCTACAGCCACGACACCCTGGGAAGCGGGGACATGCAGTTCAGCAACGAGTCCTTCATCTCAGCCGACTGCACCGACGTCGATTTCCTCGGCATCCCTGTGGACGAGTGCGAGCGGTtccgggagctgctggagctgaagtGCCAGGTGAAGTCTGCCAACCCGTACGGGCTGTACTACCACAACAGCATCCTGGAGATGAGCAAAAGCGACCAAGAGAGCGTCGACAGGGAGCTGGAGATGCTCAACGAGGAGCTGCGCAACATCGAGCTGGAGTGCCTGAACATCGTGAGAGCCCACAAgatgcagcagctgaaggagcagtACCGGGAGCCCTGGATGCTGCACAACAGCGGCTTCCGGAACTACAACACGAGCATCGACGTGCGCCGGCACGAGCTGTCGGACATCACCGAGCTGCCCGAGAAGTCTGACAAGGACAGCTCCAGTGCCTACAACACGGGCGAGAGCTGCCGCAGCACCCCGCTCACGCTGGAGATCTCCCCTGACAACTCCCTGCGCAGAACTGCGGAAGGCGTGAGCTGCCAAGGAAACGAGGGGGCAGCGGCATACAGCGTCTCCCAAAAGAATCTGTGCAGCGGCTCAGAGAGCCACGAATCCAGCACTGGTAAATGCCACGCCTCCGCTAAAGAGCCTGACCTTGGAAAGCAGGTggagagcaaggagaggaaAGGCAGCGACGGCAGTAAAAGCCCCACTCATGGCCAGAAGCCGTCGGGCTCCTACGTGTCCCCCTACCACCACTCCCCGTACAAACACGCTCACATCCCCGCCCACGCCCAGCACTACCAGAGCTACATGCAGCTGATCCAGCAGAAATCCGCCGTGGAATACGCACAGAGCCAGATGAGCCTGGTGAGTATGTGCAAGGACTTGGCCTCGGGCCAGAGCGAGCCCAGGATGGAGTGGAAGGTCAAGGTCAGGAGCGACGGGACGCGCTACATCACCAAGAGGCCGGTGAGGGACAGGCTGCTGAGGGAACGGGCCATAAAGATCAAGGAGGAGCGCAGTGGAATGACCACGGATGACGATGCCATCAGCGAGATGAAGATGGGCCGGTACTGGAGCaaggaggagaggaagcagCACCTGGTGAAAGccaaggagcagaggaggcGGCGGGAGTTCATGATGCAGAGCAGGTTAGAGTGCTTAAAGGAACAGCAAGGCGCAGAGGAGAAGAGGGAGGTGAACATCATTGAACTGAGCCACAAAAAAATGatgaagaagagaaataaaaaaatttttgaCAATTGGATGACGATCCAAGAACTGCTAACCCATGGAACAAAGTCACCGGACGGCACGCGGGTGTACAATTCCTTCCTGTCAGTGACTACTGTATAA